A stretch of DNA from Bacillus sp. Marseille-Q1617:
AAGCAGATCATTGAACTCGAACCCCCTGATCATCACATCCCGCAGGGCACTGGCTGCATAGTAGAGCGGGGTGAACGGTCCCACCCAGCTGAGCCATTCCGAAATCGTATCCAGATTGAACAATCCGGAGAAAAAGATTTGCGGCACGACGACAATCGGAATGAATTGCATCATTTGCAGTTCATTCTTAGCAAAAGCGGACAGCAATATTCCTAGTGTCAGCGCAGTAAATGAAAGCAGTACGATGACAATCAATACGTTAAAGAAGCTTCCAGCCATCATCATGTCGAGAATATAGATGGAATACCAGGAAATCAGCGCAGCCTGCAAGAGCGTCACAATCCCGAAACCAATGACATAGCTTACGACCATTTCCCAAATCTTGATCGGGGAAGCCAGCAGCCTCTCAAGCGTGCCGGTTGTTCTCTCTCTTAAAAAAGAAACCCCGCTTACCAAAAATACGAAGAAGAACACAAAGAATCCAAGCAGGACAGGCCCAAACGAGTCAAACATCCCCATGTCTTCATTTCCATATAAAAACGTCACTCCCTCTGATAGATTCGCAGATTGGGAAGGGAATAGGGTCTGGACCTTCTTCATCACGGCCCCGTTTACCGACGGGTCGCTTCCTTCAACGACGATGTGAGGTGCGGCGGTATCTTCAAACGTGACATACCCGTCCAACTCCCCGTCTTCCATCGCTTTCAAGGCTTTATCTTTGTTTTCAAAGCGTTCAAAATCTTTGAGGTCAAGCTTAGCCTCAAGAGGCTGGGGAACATCTATGACCGCCACTTTTGCCTCATAATCGTTTGAAGAAAAGACAAGCGAAAGCATCGTCATAATCAAGATGGGAGCCAGGAACATGAGGGCGAGCGTCCGTTTATCCCGGAAAAGCTGTCTGATGATACGAACGACGAAACCGTTAATTCTCAAGGGGAACACCTCCATTTTTCAGAAATACATCTTCTATTGAATTGACGCCGTATTGCGTTTTGATGGCAGCAGGCGTGTCGCTCGAAATGATTTCCCCATGCTGCAGGAGACCGAGCCTGTCGCAGCGTTCTGCCTCATCCATGACGTGTGTCGTGATGATGATCGTCCTGCCTTCCTCTTTTAGCGCATGGAATCCATCCCAAATCTCCTTCCTGAGAACGGGATCGATCCCGACGGTCGGTTCATCGAGAAAGAGGACATCAGGGTCATGCAAAAGCGCGATCGCGAGTGACAGCCTTCTTTTCATGCCGCCTGAATATTGGTGGACCGGCTTATCGAGGTGGGGGAGAAGGTCGACCATCTCCATCACTTTTTCAATCTGGTGTTTTCGCTGCGCTTTTTTGAGTCCGTAAAGAGAAGCCGTGAAAGCCAGATTCTCCTTGGCCGTCAGCTCTTCATACAGGGCATCGGACTGCGCCATATACCCGATGGACGGGTACAGCTCTTTCGCTTTCAGCGTGTTTCCTTTGAATGTGACTCTGCCTTTTGAAGGCAATTCAAGACCGATCATCATTTTGATCAGCGTCGTCTTGCCGGAACCGGACGGACCGAGCAGGCCGTAGATTTCACCGGGCTGGATATCAAGGGACACATCCTTTAATACATGCTGCGTTTTAAATGATTTGGAAAGATCGTTTAACTGAATGATAGAATTCATGTTCTCACACCTTTCGAGAGGTTGTTATGTGTTAGTGAGTGATTACTCACTTTAAAATATAAATGATTTGGGTTTGTTTGTAAAGTGAGTAATCACTCATTTTTAAGCTTGTTGATTTGTCCAGATAAAAAAAGCATGAAACATTCATCGAATGTCCCATGCTTTTTTTTATGTGTTCAATTTTCAATATAGACCTTACTCTACCTTATCGTTTTCCCACTGGTAGCTCCAGAAGTTTTCGGTGGTCACCCATTTCAGTGCTTCAGGATCGTTCACTTCCATGCCTTTTTCAAGGTCCTTCAGCATCCAGGCTGTCTGCGAGATATGGGCTTTCAATGTTTCGATCTTTTGATCCCTTACCGGTGTGATATCGATGACGATATCCGGCTCGCCAAGTTCTTCCCGGCAGTTCTTGGAGAAAGCCAGGCAGTGCAGTTTGGGACGCGATTCTTTCGGAAGGCGGCGCACTGCACGGACGACTGCTCTTGCCGTAGCTTCATGATCGGGATGTACAGAGTAGTCCGGGTAGAAGCTGATGATGAGTGAAGGATCGAGCTCTTCGATCAGTTCCGTTACCATATTCGCGAGTTTTTCGTCGTTTTCGAATTCGAGTGTTTTATCGCGGTAGCCCATCATGCGCAGGTCTTCGATACCCATCGCTTCGGCTGCTTTTTTCAGTTCTTTTTTTCGGATGAGGGGCAGTGATTCCCTCGTTGCAAACGGGGGATTCCCGAGATTCCGTCCCATCTCTCCGAGTGTAAGGCAGGCGTACGTGACGGGGGTGCCGTTATTTATATGAGTTGAAATCGTCCCGGACACGCCGAATGCTTCATCATCCGGGTGCGGGAAGATGACAAGGACTCTTCTTTCTTTTTCCATTCTTTTCTCTCCTTTCTTAATTAAACGGAGTAGGGCTGATTTCCAGTGCAACAGCAAGCTTCCCGTCAGCACCGTGGCCGGCCATCAACAGGCGGCCGTGTTCGTCCATTTCGTAGTGGGTGAGGCCTTCCGCATAAATCCAGCCGATCTCGATTTTCAATCCGACACGGAAA
This window harbors:
- a CDS encoding ABC transporter ATP-binding protein, whose protein sequence is MNSIIQLNDLSKSFKTQHVLKDVSLDIQPGEIYGLLGPSGSGKTTLIKMMIGLELPSKGRVTFKGNTLKAKELYPSIGYMAQSDALYEELTAKENLAFTASLYGLKKAQRKHQIEKVMEMVDLLPHLDKPVHQYSGGMKRRLSLAIALLHDPDVLFLDEPTVGIDPVLRKEIWDGFHALKEEGRTIIITTHVMDEAERCDRLGLLQHGEIISSDTPAAIKTQYGVNSIEDVFLKNGGVPLEN
- the bshB2 gene encoding bacillithiol biosynthesis deacetylase BshB2, which gives rise to MEKERRVLVIFPHPDDEAFGVSGTISTHINNGTPVTYACLTLGEMGRNLGNPPFATRESLPLIRKKELKKAAEAMGIEDLRMMGYRDKTLEFENDEKLANMVTELIEELDPSLIISFYPDYSVHPDHEATARAVVRAVRRLPKESRPKLHCLAFSKNCREELGEPDIVIDITPVRDQKIETLKAHISQTAWMLKDLEKGMEVNDPEALKWVTTENFWSYQWENDKVE
- a CDS encoding ABC transporter permease codes for the protein MRINGFVVRIIRQLFRDKRTLALMFLAPILIMTMLSLVFSSNDYEAKVAVIDVPQPLEAKLDLKDFERFENKDKALKAMEDGELDGYVTFEDTAAPHIVVEGSDPSVNGAVMKKVQTLFPSQSANLSEGVTFLYGNEDMGMFDSFGPVLLGFFVFFFVFLVSGVSFLRERTTGTLERLLASPIKIWEMVVSYVIGFGIVTLLQAALISWYSIYILDMMMAGSFFNVLIVIVLLSFTALTLGILLSAFAKNELQMMQFIPIVVVPQIFFSGLFNLDTISEWLSWVGPFTPLYYAASALRDVMIRGFEFNDLLFNLAVLAGFSLLFITLNVAALKKYRKI